The proteins below are encoded in one region of Streptomyces roseirectus:
- a CDS encoding methyltransferase domain-containing protein: MTHPGPYLLGHSDSEHHRLTLQDRAVSPFTERTLRAAGVRPGMRVLDIGSGLGYVSLLAAGLVGPGGHVVGIERDPGSVGKARLLAREAGFADSVRYEVADLAGFTSPEKFDVLVGRYILMYLPDPASALRRLTSLLAPGGIVVMHEMDFTNTSPTRPPLPEWDQYYALWPEPFLATGAVPDFGPRLAGTFLDAGLGHPEVVTWTATAGRDGDPAVLDWLSTTCREIATPLRAAGVALPDHLSFDSFDDALPRRLRDLVLSRGVRVSGPTQFGAYARVTGGSR, from the coding sequence ATGACACACCCCGGCCCCTACCTGCTCGGCCACTCCGACAGCGAGCACCACCGGCTGACCCTCCAGGACAGAGCGGTCTCGCCGTTCACCGAACGCACCCTGCGGGCGGCCGGGGTGCGGCCGGGGATGCGGGTCCTCGACATCGGCTCCGGCCTCGGCTACGTCTCCCTGCTGGCCGCCGGTCTGGTCGGGCCCGGCGGGCACGTCGTCGGGATCGAGCGGGACCCCGGAAGCGTCGGCAAGGCGCGGCTCCTCGCACGGGAGGCCGGGTTCGCGGACTCCGTGCGCTACGAGGTCGCCGACCTCGCCGGCTTCACCTCGCCGGAGAAGTTCGACGTCCTCGTCGGCCGGTACATCCTCATGTACCTCCCCGATCCCGCGTCGGCCCTGCGCCGTCTGACGTCCCTGCTGGCGCCGGGCGGGATCGTCGTCATGCACGAGATGGACTTCACCAACACCTCGCCGACCCGGCCGCCGCTGCCGGAGTGGGACCAGTACTACGCGCTGTGGCCCGAGCCGTTCCTGGCGACCGGCGCCGTCCCCGACTTCGGGCCCCGCCTCGCCGGGACGTTCCTCGACGCCGGGCTCGGGCATCCGGAGGTGGTCACGTGGACGGCGACGGCGGGCCGTGACGGGGACCCCGCCGTGCTCGACTGGCTCAGCACCACCTGCCGTGAGATCGCGACGCCGCTGCGCGCCGCCGGCGTCGCGTTGCCGGATCACCTGTCCTTCGACTCCTTCGACGACGCGTTGCCGCGGCGGCTGCGGGACCTCGTTC
- a CDS encoding AMP-binding protein, which yields MTLFAALGDVAARRSGRGVHVLRRGRDGDALSYADLFAEAGRVAAGLLSRGVRPGERVALVLPTSVDFARAFFGVLAAGAVAVPLPGPAPFGSSDAYLRRTAAALRRSRVRTVLTAPATLPLLGPGLVHTDADAVDVLLVAEVAEPGAAHVARTASDPAVVQYTSGTSSEPRGVVLSHGNVAAGVEAIAHGTRLTTADVGCAWLPLFHDMGLVGSFLTPLLHDVDIHLLTPEDYLRDPRQWIQAMGRLGATFTMAPDSGYRYVLRRDTAPQDGLDLSRWRIAVNGAEPVDRRLQDAFVERYAPAGLPADVFLPAYGLAEATLAVAFPPVGRPTKVLRADRDALGRGRYVPASTGPCRELVSVGTPVRRTEVRLTTAGGAPAAPGTVGAVEVRGASVTSSGYDRRPEESRRVLLPGGWVATGDLGLWHDGELYVVGRTKEVIIVFGANHWASDIEAVVRDTPGLPVHGVLAEQIWSDEGGRLGLVVETARQDEAGRQASTARIRARVVAELGITPDRIEFVRRGRIARTSSGKAVRHTPRSGRRPELETP from the coding sequence GTGACCCTGTTCGCCGCGCTCGGCGACGTCGCCGCACGGCGCTCCGGGCGGGGGGTGCACGTCCTGCGCCGGGGCCGCGACGGCGACGCCCTGTCCTACGCCGACCTCTTCGCCGAGGCCGGGCGGGTGGCGGCGGGGCTGCTGTCGCGCGGGGTGCGGCCCGGCGAGCGGGTCGCCCTCGTCCTGCCGACGTCGGTGGACTTCGCGCGCGCCTTCTTCGGCGTCCTCGCGGCCGGCGCGGTCGCGGTGCCGCTGCCCGGCCCCGCGCCCTTCGGGTCGTCCGACGCCTACCTGCGGCGCACGGCCGCCGCGCTGCGCCGTTCCCGGGTGCGCACGGTGCTGACGGCTCCCGCGACGCTCCCGCTGCTCGGTCCGGGGCTGGTCCACACCGACGCCGACGCCGTTGACGTGCTCCTCGTGGCGGAGGTCGCCGAGCCGGGGGCGGCCCACGTCGCGCGGACGGCGTCGGACCCGGCCGTCGTCCAGTACACCTCGGGCACCAGCAGCGAGCCCCGGGGCGTCGTGCTCAGCCACGGCAACGTGGCGGCCGGCGTCGAGGCCATCGCCCACGGCACCCGCCTCACCACGGCCGACGTCGGCTGCGCCTGGCTGCCCCTCTTCCACGACATGGGGCTGGTCGGCTCCTTCCTGACGCCGCTGCTGCACGACGTCGACATCCACCTGCTGACGCCCGAGGACTACCTGCGCGACCCGAGGCAGTGGATCCAGGCCATGGGGCGGCTCGGGGCGACCTTCACCATGGCCCCGGACTCCGGCTACCGGTACGTCCTGCGGCGCGACACGGCACCGCAGGACGGGCTCGACCTGTCCCGCTGGCGGATCGCGGTGAACGGCGCCGAACCCGTCGACCGGCGGCTCCAGGACGCCTTCGTCGAGCGGTACGCGCCCGCCGGGCTGCCGGCGGACGTGTTCCTGCCGGCCTACGGACTGGCCGAGGCGACCCTCGCGGTCGCCTTCCCTCCGGTCGGACGGCCGACCAAGGTGCTGCGGGCCGACCGGGACGCGCTCGGCCGGGGCCGGTACGTGCCGGCGTCCACCGGGCCGTGCCGGGAACTGGTCAGTGTGGGCACGCCGGTGCGGCGCACCGAGGTCCGGCTCACCACCGCGGGCGGCGCCCCGGCCGCGCCCGGCACGGTCGGGGCCGTCGAGGTCCGGGGGGCGTCCGTCACGAGCAGCGGGTACGACCGGCGCCCCGAGGAGAGCCGTCGCGTCCTCCTGCCGGGCGGCTGGGTGGCGACCGGGGACCTGGGGCTGTGGCACGACGGCGAGCTGTACGTCGTGGGCCGCACGAAAGAGGTGATCATCGTCTTCGGCGCGAACCACTGGGCGAGCGACATCGAGGCGGTGGTGCGGGACACGCCCGGACTGCCCGTCCACGGCGTCCTGGCCGAGCAGATCTGGAGCGACGAGGGCGGCCGGCTCGGGCTCGTCGTCGAGACGGCGCGGCAGGACGAGGCCGGGCGCCAGGCGTCGACGGCACGTATCCGCGCGCGGGTCGTGGCCGAGCTGGGGATCACGCCCGACAGGATCGAGTTCGTGCGGCGGGGCCGGATCGCGCGGACGTCGAGCGGCAAGGCGGTGCGGCACACGCCGCGTTCCGGCAGACGTCCTGAACTGGAGACCCCATGA
- a CDS encoding acyl carrier protein → MSQPHVTDIEQTVRRFVAEQLRVPVEEVDADADLRSLPRFDSIHALQIVLGIEQHYDIEVEDHIVFETSTVREFADAVAGLIERAGPEPVS, encoded by the coding sequence ATGTCACAGCCGCACGTCACCGACATCGAACAGACGGTCCGCCGCTTCGTCGCCGAGCAACTGCGCGTGCCCGTCGAGGAGGTGGACGCCGACGCCGACCTGCGCTCCCTGCCGCGCTTCGACTCGATCCACGCGCTCCAGATCGTGCTGGGGATCGAGCAGCACTACGACATCGAGGTGGAGGACCACATCGTCTTCGAGACGAGCACCGTGCGGGAGTTCGCGGACGCCGTCGCCGGGCTGATCGAGCGGGCCGGCCCGGAGCCGGTGTCGTGA
- a CDS encoding ferritin family protein: MSTPRIALPAPTTADSPTGRLTVPAFGDIAVDRPARADWQRYLHELDPAADLAAVWLDADAEPLTAVRALRSHTRFDRTRVYVVGPGTAGPVPGWAEALDVEDFVKPGAVAPEGLTASVELALRAHRALMADDLYTDYYLDMTFNRIFDWFETTRWDWTEVDLDGIEHGMLDERTVDFLTEAAVIEFGTLPGAHNFLREWQGEASFSSWALQWGAEESRHSLIQARYLDRIGVKLRSKHALYKREPYPQGDVRSATLMMNVISESRASALYKALAAHVREPVIRKIWRLLARDEARHCRAFSVFMRELCDGDPAHRTAALRMAYIWLADRRGGVKHPAGLFYPHSTSTAGIRRIETIQHDSVDAADAKVMSIVRLLADDDSLETPRDIKAKLRALAR; encoded by the coding sequence GTGAGCACGCCCAGAATCGCCCTGCCGGCCCCGACCACCGCCGACTCCCCCACTGGGCGGCTCACCGTCCCCGCCTTCGGCGACATCGCCGTGGACCGGCCCGCGCGCGCCGACTGGCAGCGCTACCTGCACGAGCTCGACCCGGCGGCCGACCTCGCGGCGGTGTGGCTCGACGCGGACGCCGAGCCGCTGACCGCCGTCCGCGCGCTGCGCTCGCACACGCGGTTCGACCGGACCCGGGTGTACGTCGTCGGGCCCGGCACGGCCGGTCCGGTGCCGGGCTGGGCGGAAGCGCTCGACGTCGAGGACTTCGTGAAGCCCGGCGCGGTCGCGCCCGAAGGGCTCACCGCCTCGGTCGAACTGGCCCTGCGCGCCCACCGCGCGCTGATGGCGGACGACCTCTACACCGACTACTACCTCGACATGACGTTCAACCGGATCTTCGACTGGTTCGAGACGACGCGCTGGGACTGGACCGAGGTCGACCTGGACGGCATCGAGCACGGCATGCTCGACGAGCGGACCGTGGACTTCCTCACCGAGGCGGCCGTGATCGAGTTCGGCACCCTGCCCGGCGCCCACAACTTCCTGCGGGAGTGGCAGGGCGAGGCCAGTTTCTCGTCCTGGGCGTTGCAGTGGGGCGCGGAGGAGTCCCGGCACTCGCTGATCCAGGCCCGCTATCTGGACCGGATCGGGGTCAAGCTCCGTTCGAAGCACGCGCTCTACAAACGGGAGCCGTATCCGCAGGGCGACGTGCGCTCCGCCACGCTCATGATGAACGTCATCTCGGAGTCGCGGGCGTCCGCCCTCTACAAGGCGCTCGCGGCGCATGTGCGGGAGCCGGTGATCCGCAAGATCTGGCGGCTCCTGGCCCGCGACGAGGCCCGGCACTGCCGCGCGTTCTCCGTGTTCATGCGCGAGCTGTGCGACGGCGACCCCGCCCACCGGACGGCCGCGCTGCGCATGGCCTACATCTGGCTCGCCGACCGGCGCGGCGGCGTCAAGCACCCGGCGGGCCTGTTCTATCCGCACTCCACGTCCACGGCCGGCATCCGCCGCATCGAGACGATCCAGCACGACTCGGTGGACGCCGCGGACGCGAAGGTGATGTCGATCGTGCGGCTCCTGGCGGACGACGACTCGCTGGAGACCCCACGCGACATCAAGGCCAAGCTGCGCGCCCTGGCCCGCTGA